The Caenorhabditis elegans chromosome II genome has a segment encoding these proteins:
- the gcs-1 gene encoding Glutamate--cysteine ligase (Confirmed by transcript evidence): MGLLTKGSPLTWAETVPHIDYIKKHGIAQFINLYHRLKSRHGDQLKWGDEIEYTIVKFDDANKKVRVSCKAEELLNKLQAEEQVNAMLGTANRFLWRPEFGSYMIEGTPGMPYGGLIACFNIVEANMKLRRQVVKKLLKKDETCLSISFPSLGVPGFTFPEVAADRKNDDAANSVFWPEQAVFLGHPRFKNLTKNIKGRRGSKVAINVPIFKDTNTPSPFVEDLSALGGPDDTRDAKPDHIYMDHMGFGMGCCCLQVTFQAVNVDEARWLYDQLTPITPILLALSAATPIFRGKLSNVDSRWDIISASVDDRTPEERGLEPLKNSKWVIDKSRYDSTDCYIYPCSVGYNDIPLQYDETIYKQLIDGNIDEPLAKHIAHMFIRDPHQVFRERIEQDDEKSSEHFETIQSSNWMNMRFKPPPPDAPEIGWRVEFRPTEVQLTDFENAAYCCFVVLLTRMMISFRLTYLMPISMVTENMKRAQQKDAVLNQKFLFRKGLAECKSAPENLKGSEKCGPPSQDIEEMSIDEIINGKKNGFPGLISLIRQFLDSADVDVDTRCTISQYLNFISKRATGEINTLAHWTRGFVQSHPAYKHDSDVNDNIVYDLLKKMDAISNGEDHCEKLLGCYRSKTDHAISAAVRKAEEHMIVSSQKRAH; encoded by the exons atgggTCTTTTGACGAAAGGTAGTCCGTTGACGTGGGCAGAAACCGTACCGCACATTGATTATATCAAG aagcACGGAATTGCTCAATTCATCAATCTCTACCATCGTCTGAAATCAAGACACGGAGATCAATTGAAATGGGGAGATGAGATTGAATACACTATTGTAAAATTTGATGACGCAAACAAGAAAGTTCGCGTGTCGTGCAAAGCTGAAGAGCTTCTTAATAAGTTACAAGCCGAAGAGCAGGTGAATGCGATGCTTGGAACTGCCAATCGATTCCTTTGGAGACCAGAATTCGGATCCTACATGATCGAGGGAACCCCCGGAATGCCTTACGGAG GTCTCATCGCTTGCTTCAACATTGTCGAGGCAAACATGAAATTGCGCAGACAGGTCgtcaaaaagttattaaagAAG GATGAAACATGTCTATCGATATCGTTCCCATCTCTTGGAGTACCTGGATTCACATTCCCGGAAGTAGCAGCTGATAGAAAGAATGATGATGCAGCTAATAGCGTTTTCTGGCCAGAACAAGCTGTATTCTTGGGCCATCCACGTTTCAAGAATCttaccaaaaatattaaaggtCGCAGAGGAAGTAAAGTAGCTATCAACGTCCCGATATTCAAGGATACGAACACCCCCAGTCCATTCGTTGAAGATTTATCTGCACTTGGAGGTCCTGATGATACTCGTGATGCGAAACCTGATCACATTTATATGGATCATATGGGATTCGGAATGGGGTGCTGTTGTCTTCAAGTCACTTTCCAGGCTGTGAACGTCGATGAAGCCAGATGGTTGTACGATCAGCTGACACCGATTACACCGATTCTACTGGCACTCTCTGCCGCCACACCAATCTTCCGTGGAAAATTATCCAATGTCGATTCTAGATGGGATATCATTAGTGCAAGTGTCGACGATCGTACACCGGAGGAAAGAGGATTGGAACCTCTCAAGAATTCGAAATGGGTTATTGATAAGAGT CGCTACGACTCCACGGACTGTTACATTTATCCATGTTCTGTTGGCTACAATGATATTCCTCTTCAATACGACGAAACCATATATAAACAACTAATTGATGGAAATATTGATGAGCCACTGGCAAAACATATTGCGCATATGTTCATTCGTGATCCACATCAAGTTTTCCGTGAGCGTATCGAACAGGACGATGAGAAAAGCAGTGAACACTTTGAAACAATTCAATCATCGAATTGGATGAACATGCGATTCAAGCCACCACCACCAGATGCTCCAGAAATCGGATGGAGAGTCGAATTCCGGCCAACTGAAGTTCAACTGACCGACTTTGAAAATGCAGCATACTGTTGCTTCGTTGTATTGCTCACCAGAATGATGATCTCCTTCAGGCTGACATATTTGATGCCAATTTCAATGGttactgaaaatatgaagCGTGCTCAGCAAAAAGATGCAGTTCTCAATCAGAAATTCCTGTTCAGAAAAGGATTGGCTGAGTGCAAATCTGCtcccgaaaatttgaaaggaTCGGAGAAATGTGGACCACCTAGTCAAGATATTGAAGAAATGTCGATTGATGAGATTATCaatggaaagaaaaatggattccCAGGTCTCATTTCACTTATTCGCCAATTTCTAGATTCTGCTGATGTTGATGTGGATACTCGGTGTACGATTTCTCAATATTTGAACTTTATTTCG aaacgagCAACTGGAGAGATTAATACTTTGGCTCACTGGACACGTGGATTCGTACAATCTCATCCTGCATACAAACATGACAGTGATGTAAATGATAATATAGTTTACGATCTTTTGAAAAag ATGGATGCCATCTCAAACGGAGAAGATCACTGTGAGAAGCTGCTCGGATGCTACCGCTCTAAAACCGATCATGCCATTTCTGCTGCTGTTCGCAAAGCTGAAGAGCACATGATCGTGTCCAGCCAAAAACGTGCACATTAG
- the F37B12.3 gene encoding ditrans,polycis-polyprenyl diphosphate synthase [(2E,6E)-farnesyldiphosphate specific] (Confirmed by transcript evidence) produces the protein MLDVGWICVGAVRAVYWLVMLVCNFLGYSPLWAQIAMKNRKTDNVRIRIPTHLAVCFTEERLIDLTEVIQLMDSCVSAEIRQLSIYDPFGDLVNQISQIEQACRIFTRADLYCDGRLVHSDDLASIQVNVLSRKMGKDALVETCKTLCRDDEPITVEKVSKILEEKFHLSDPDFLLRIGNVPTLCGYPPWNLRITEFLQSPRLPCSRRGLDYCIEAFSQRDIRVGK, from the exons ATGCTAGATGTAGGGTGGATCTGTGTTGGAGCAGTTCGTGCTGTCTATTGGCTCGTGATGCTCGTATGCAACTTCTTAGGATATTCACCGTTGTGGGCACAGATCGCCATGAAGAATAGGAAAACGGACAATGTGAGAATACGGATTCCCACTCATTTAGCTGTCTGTTTCACGGAGGAGCGTCTCATCGACTTG ACCGAAGTAATACAACTAATGGATAGTTGTGTTTCTGCGGAAATTCGACAATTGTCAATCTATGATCCATTCGGAGACCTGGTCAACCAAATTAGTCAGATTGAACAGGCTTGTCGCATTTTCACG CGAGCTGATCTCTACTGCGATGGCCGACTTGTACATTCTGACGATCTTGCTAGTATTCAGGTTAACGTATTATCAAGGAAAATGGGCAAAGACGCGCTTGTGGAGACATGTAAAACT ttatgtCGTGACGACGAACCGATTACTGTGGAGAAAGtatcgaaaattctagaagaaaagtttcatttGAGTGACCCAGACTTTTTACTCCGAATTGGAAATGTTCCTACATTATGCGGTTATCCTCCTTGGAATCTTCGAATAACTGAATTCCTGCAGTCACCACGGCTTCCATGCTCACGACGAGGACTCGACTACTGTATTGAAGCTTTCAGTCAACGTGATATTCGTGTTGGAAAGTAA